Genomic window (Culex pipiens pallens isolate TS chromosome 3, TS_CPP_V2, whole genome shotgun sequence):
aaattgtatgtagacttgtatgggtcaaccaatgacacaaaaaaggcTTATTAggttatagggaaggcccctacaaagtttgagccaaatcaaaaaatacaaaaaataaaaatggtcgaaatcggccgatttcgtagagagttgctcattagctaattttaattttttttaaatctaataacaagttcatgcaaaaagcttcagaattcagaaaaaaatatatcaaaatgtgGATCTGTGAACTATAAAACGAGgctacttaaattaacgtttcattgaataagtttgaattaattgtaactgaattggttgaaaagtaacaaatttattacatttctgTTAAATTATTCCCGGGAAATAACAAAacacaactctcgattcccgggaaattgaaaatctcgagaatcgtcaccctctatttgtaaataaatttgagtaacttttatgtTTAAATTCCACCAGAAatatattatgcatcggtggtcccctcgtaatttttcgttcagcccagtaaGCGAGCAGccttcggtgactgggctacattctcagcccagttaccgagcaagtactgtatttaaaaatttcataaagccgttgcaaatatttgttaaagtgtatgtcgcccccccccccccccccccttaataaacggtctgaaaaatcagggggcaattttttttcagaaaacttgaaatttgtaatgaaaaaagaagtctaatcgactgaaaacaattttaaatgcattttcctgcttttaaaatcatatttagcatgcatgggatcgatcaaaaatgttttgaatttttttaaactatgtttttttttaaatgcattgcaTGAGATGCGCATGCTTTagtatgcgattttaccattggattttATGCTGTGAACATCACGGTGCacaaataacaacttttttaacggtgcacatcaagcAGAGCTTTCGCACCTAGATTTTTGTtatagacattttagtatcttcaaaactacggatactatcgaaattttttttcattcatcccctaatgtactgtccacaaagtaatttacaacaaagtttgattgtttttacaatcacgttgttgcaggattgggtccgcaagtttgttaattttggaataagaagacaacaacttccttcgttgctgtgcacccttaagcgaGAGTGCTGCCAGAATGTTTATGACTCATCGGAAAAATGGTAGACACCATTCCAATGATGATGGCGCTATTTCCATCCGAATTTACATTATACAGCCTTGTTAGGTTAGCTGAATTCGTATAATGATTCATCCAGATTATGATATTTATGCATGCTACTGATATCCTTTGAgctaaaaatggataaaatgacgcagcggtgatttttttttcaaatggtgattttgtgtcttcaaaaaataaaattttcaaacatcaagaTGAAACCCGGAGGaaacaaatattacaaacaaCCAGATTTCAacaaccaaaatttcgattgtcCGATTCTGAACAGTttgcaaacaaaatcaaatattcaaacctCAGATTAAAACACCTTCTCACCTCAATCTAACCATCATCCAACTAGTGATCTAACCCTGAACCGCCGGTCAGTGTGGTGTGCTCTTGTTAACTTCAAGGACACCTTCTTTCCGGCCTGAGCGCGCTTCAAAGCTCTTCTCCACGGTCAAGTGAAACCTGAATTGCGAGTGGGGGTTAAACCGCAAAAACACAACTTAAAACTGGAAATCCAAAACCAGCACAGTGCAAAACGTAAACTTGTGGTGGTTTATGGCTTACACCTTCCGCACCCACACAAACTGAAAAGAGCAACATTCAAGTTCGCCGTTACGCGTGAAAAGCGAACGAAAAAGaagtaatttcaaataatttctttCCGATTCGATCCCTCAATCGTTGGCGATTGGGGGGTTTGTTGGAATTTGatgttgcgttttttttttgttgctgttgttttCGACGACGTCGAGAAGCAATGGACGCGAATGCTAATGAGGTTGCTGCAGCACCGGAGTTCGTATTTGGTTGTTTTAAGTAAGTGAAAGCAGATAGCTGTGAAAAAGTAATGATATATGTGTCGAATACTGTTTATTAGGTTGTTATTAAACGATTTATAACAAATAAGGTTGTAATGTTGTGAACGATGTAagattaatgaaattaattattttacaaCACATGTTTTGCTCTGCTGGCGCCGAAGTCCTTATTAACTTTTCAAGACGTTCGAAGAATTAGAGGAATACTATAGAATTTCGCTAATCGTTTCGAgatattcaattatttttaattttgtattttttgctttgttttttgttatctcgtgacggtgaggcggtacgactcctttaattttttttctagattttttcattgtttttttttcaatgatgtgtacatacacagcaaaaaatccgaaggtAAAACCGCATGCAagagcatgcacatcaccttcgtaaaaatacacttaatattacacactgcatgtaaaatttttgtaaacacaaaacaaTGCAACcaatgggattcaaacccagcaccaacagtacggactggcgccttagcacGCTCGGCCATCGGACCGACGAAAAATcgatatatgagcttgacaaacaatgcacaatttttttttacacccaggctttttacacgcagctggtttactacttttttgctgtgtaactcCAACCCgtaaaaagatataaatttggttttaatggaacttttgtgtaaaaatggaCATCCAATTCGATGGCGTACTAAAAATTCCGAGAAAAAACGcatcttcatcaaaattttaaaacatagtttaaaattgcagccatttcccgttactcaactatcCAAAATCGAGATACATGCCATTTTATTGGACATTTAATGCACATTTCGAATCAGCAATAACCCAGagtggtgcgctggaagtggggacgcgttgtcgtgattattcaggttaatttttttgtgtgcttttgtgtcgctgttcgtatggggtgagtgattgtggtaatcgaatgagagtgcataattggcaaagggagcgcgttgtcgtaaaaaatattcggagtgaaaagttttttttatgtgccttttgtttcgcatttttgtcgtgaattgtatGCTGCGACGAGGCCACGCGGTTGCCTTACTAAATTATTTGCGTCTTGAGCgtcattttcgttgagtaatttgtGTTTTATGTGCTTGTGTAATCTTTATTaacagttttgtgattttcaaagccctttctatatcaacGTTGaccggaaggcacggcgtcggctAAAttgtgtttacattttttgaataaggttttattttttttacggtaaaaaagccatttctatataatgatcgaaagatgCGCTGACATTTTGGAACGTCGagataatagtggagcaaaaaaactgtgtgtgtgtgattttgtgtgttaaccagaaagaccttcccatagcatcgttgctcggaaggctcgccgacgggtctgttatgaaagtcctccccatagcatcgtagctcgggaggcatcgaaaagccattaccttatcctactaacccaaaaaaatatcaatcacgtgatgcttgaaggagatgctgtggattcaacggtctcatgcggtatcAACAGGTATATAGCAAAAAGCTgtatgcttgatgagtctgcaacttcaattatcggactaacattcctccctttcgttgaactgcaggcttcttgggagggcgccggtattgactaataaagtagggattttcagaggttaaacagtgaacggatggttggctcccactgatcattttttattcattgtttaacttcagctgatctgtcaataacggagtcgcagctcattggcagtcaaccatgctcatgctcatgctgctcatgctcatgctgctcatgctcatgctgctcatgctcatgctcatttcgAATCAGCAATAACCCAGAGAAGTCAGTTTTTCATTTGAGTTTTCATTAATTCAAACATGAAATCGCCAATAAATCACACCGACCCAACAAACAAGAAATTACACCACACACTTAATCTAAACGCCAGCAACCGGCCACCCTCTTGGGTGGTGGGTCCATTCACAATCCGAGAAAGGCCCGCGTTAATTCGATACGACACCGTCCAAAATTTTCGGATCTTCACCTCAAGTAATTAATTGCAACAGACTTAAGCGCGCGTTGAAAACGTGATCGCGCGCCGCTCAAGGTCACACACCATTATTTGGCCATGTGAGCAGCCCCGACCAGACTTGAATCGATTTCGGCGAGAGAGGAGGGACATTACTGACCGTTTAACACTACAGTTATTTATAGATGTTGCAGCGAAATGCCGGACCACGCCGCTGGAATGCTGGCCCGcgaataataaatatttatgcGTTGAATAATTATGTGTTGTTGCTTTTTTCTCGTTCTCTGTTACAGATCGTGTGCTGGGTTGGGTGACGAAGAAAGGAACCAGACTGACCGAGTTCTGACGCGATGGAAGCAGGTTGGGTGGAACGGGGCCAGGTAGGACGACGGTGATAGCTGAGAGAGCGCTGAGCTGAGAAGTGGTGCAACAAAGCAACCCCCGGGGCGAGATGATGAACGATGAGGACACCGTCGACAAGCGGATTCTGCTGGAGCGGGCCAACGCCGAGCGGGAGGCCATCTTCCAGCGGTACGATCGGGGTCGCAAAAACGTCGACATTGACTCGTGGGACGATCCGGTCTTCGAGATCTACTCGCAAGCCGACCGGTACGGCTTTCTGCACCCCGAGAAGGAGCGACCCGATCGGGACGACCTGGAGATGGCCCGCCGCAAGCAGATCGAGGTCGAACGGACGAAAAAGTGGCTCAAAATGCGCAAAAACTGGACCAGCGCCGAAACGAAGGAACGCCTCCAGCGACGCGTGATGAAGGGCATTCCGGACCGGTTACGGGCGGACATTTGGAAAAAGTTCCTCAACATCGAGGAGGCGGTCAAGGACAACGCGGGAGTGTACGACAAAATGCTGAAATTCGCCCGCCAGTACAGCCCGGACATCCGGCAGATCGACTTTGACGTGAACCGGCAGTTCCGGAACCATATCAACTACCGCGAGCGGTACAGCGTCAAGCAGCAGAGTCTGTTCCGGGTGCTGGCCGCGTACAGCATGTACAACATGGAAGTAGGCTACTGCCAGGGAATGTCCACTGTGGCGGGGGTCCTGCTGATGTACTTTGACGAGGAGGACACCTTTTGGGCGTTGAACGCGTTGCTGTCGAACGAGCGGTACGCCATGCACGGGCTGTACGTGGAGGGCTTCCCGAAGCTGATGCGGTTTCTGCAGCATCACGACAAGATTCTCACCAAGTGTATGCCGAAGGTGAAGAAGCACCTGGACAAGCACGGCGTGGACTCGGTGCTGTACTCGCTCAAGTGGTTCTTCGTGATCTTTATCGAGAGGGTAAGCttcaactttaaactttaaattttgatattttcttgcttttacaaatgttttaagacgtcaaatgacaattttacaaaaaaatataatgcacgattttgaaaatctcaaattctaaaattatgaacTTCCAAGTTTGTAAATTTCTATTAATtctgaaatcaataaaaatcctAGTAAAATTCCCAaaggttttaaaatttcattctaagagcctcaatttttttgtaaaaattctaaaattctaaaatccctaaaattccttaaaattcctaaaattccagatcctaaaattcttaaaatttctaaaattcctaatttcttaaaattcctaaaattcctaacattcttaaaattactaaaattcctgaaatttttaaaattccttaaattcctttaatttttcaaattcctaaaattcctaacattcttaaaatttctaaaattccttaaattcctcaaattcctaaaattctcaaaatttctaaaatttcttaaagtcctaaatttcctttaaaaaaaacactcaaaaaatatttaaaattctaaaaattcctaaaattcttaaaatttctaaaattccaaaaaatctttaaaattcccgaaattcctaaaattcttaaaattcctaggattcttaaaatttctaaaaatccctaaaattcattaaaattccttaaaattcccaaaattcccaaaattcctaaaattcttaaaattcctaagatTCGTAAGattcctaaaatttctaaagctcttcaaattcctaagattcctaaaatttaaaattccttaGATTCCCAAGACTCCAAAAAtcctaaaacttcaaaaaaaatccaaaaattatttaaaatttctaagatttccaaaattcctaaaattccttaaaattcctaaaattccttaaaattcctaaaattccttaaaattcctaaaattccttaaaattcctaaaattccttaaaattccTAAGATTCCTATtcctaaaatcaataaaatttctgaaaattctaaaatttagtaaaaaatcttagtttcataaaattactaaatttccttaaaattcctaaaattcctaaatcctaaaattactaaaatttctaaaattccgaatttcttaaaattcctaaaattcctaacattctttactaaaatttctaaaatttcttaaattccttaaatattttcaaattcccaaaattcccaaaattcctaacattcctaaaattcctaaaatttctaaaattcctaaaattcttcaaattcctaaaattgctaaaattcctaaaattcccaaaattcctaaaatttcaaaaattccttaaagttctaaatttctctaaaaaaactaaaaaaaaaaaattaataaaaattctaaaaattaaaattcctaaaattcttaaaattcctaaaattcgtaaaattcctaaaattcctataATTCTTGGaattccaagattttttttaaaattccttaaaattcccaaaattcctaaaattcttaaaattcctaagatTCGTAAGattcctaaaatttctaaaactctttaaaattccttaaaagcTCTTTAAATTCCTAAGattcctaaaatttaaaaaatcctaagattcccaaaaccccaaaaatcctaaaacttcaaaaaaatccaaaaattatttaaaattcctaagatttccaaaattcctaaaatttcttaaaattactAAGATTCCTAAAACTccttcaaattcccaaaattcctaaaatgtctaaaattgctaaaatttcttAAGTTCCTATtcctaaaatcaataaaatttctaaaaattctaatagtcataaatttcttaaaatttagtaaaaaatccTAGTTTCATAAAATTCCTGAATTTCCTTAAAATTCCTATAATTCTTAAGATTGCTATAACTCCTTAAGAAAttttccttaattcctaaaattcctaaaattaaaaaaaaaatatataaaattcctaaaatttcttaaTCTGAAAGccataaaattcctaaaattttaaaattcctagtttcataaaattcctgaatttccttgaaatttctaaaattcctaagATTCctggaatttcttgaaatttctaaaactcATCAAAATTCCTCAaactcctaaaattcctaagattccaaaaattcttaaaatttctaaaacatttaaaattcctaaaacttCTAAGATTCTtataattcctaaatttttcaaaacttctaaaattcttttgCATTCCtaagattcttaaaattccgaagattcttaaaactaaaaaaaactcctaaaattcctcacatttctagaatttctaaaattcgtaaaatttctgaaaattttaagagtcataaaatttcaaaaatttctaaaattcgtaattttataaaatttcctaaaatgcctaaaattccttcaaattccgaaaatttttagaatttcgaaaattcCTTTAAATTCCTATGattcctaaaatttcaaaactcatgAAAATTCTTCAAACTCCTAAAACTCCTGAAAACCCTAAGattaataaaattcttaaaatttcttaaactttttaaaattcctaaaactcctaagattcctaaaattcctaaaaaaaataaaactcttaaaattcttttgtATTCCTAAGATTCCTCTAATTCCTaagatttctaaaaattttaaaatttctaaaattcttcaaaattcctaaagttttttaaactcctaaaatttctaatattcctaaaataattaaaatcctaaaattctttaaaatacctGAGAttactaaaatttctaaaaatttctaaaattcctataattcagaaaattcctagaatttctgaaaatttaattgattttctcAACttcctaaaatcctaaaattttagaattctacggtcctttttttttgaaaattctatgattctgaaattctaaaattcggaaaaataaaattaataaaacttcatcaaattgGAAGTTCCATCCGTTGCCTTCCGAGCCACGATGCCAAGGGAAGTGTAGTTACTACAAATAGCTTTTTAAACTGACTTGTCATGTGCCTTCCAAGTGGAGATGATATAGAAAGCGAGTCTTTAATTGATCACGAGTACAATTTCAACTCCCCTCCCCTCCCTCCTCCACAGATACCGTTCAGCTTGTGCCTGCGCGTGTGGGACATCTACATGCTATTTGGGGAGCGCGTGCTCACCGCCATGGCCTACACCATCCTCAAGATCCACAAGGTGAAGCTGCTGCGCATGAAGGACATGGACCAGATCACCGAGTTCCTGCAGACGACGCTGTACAAGGCGTTCGGGCACGACGACGACACTGTGATAAAAACCCTGCAGCTGGCGATGTACGAGCTGAAGAAGCTCAACCTGGACAAGCTGCCGCCGGCCCCGGTCAGCGAAGGACCCAAGTTCCCGTTCGGGCAGTTTATCGAGCCGACGCTGGAGACCAAGGTGAGGGTTGAGTTGTTGGCTTGTGGTTTGCATGGTGTCGTCTAACTTCGGGTTTCTTTTTGTAGATTGGCCATCGAAACGAAAAGTTCACCGAAAAGGAAACGGAACTGAAGGAAACGGTTCTGTACCGGAGCGAATCGAAGAATGACCaagatgaggaggaggaggaggacggcgACAGGGAAAACGAAGAGGACGAACGGACGGAACGCGACTGCGACGACATCACGGAGGACACGATCAGCAACCTGCACACAGGTATGTCGTCTTGTTCCTCCTCGCTTGCGTCCCGACCGACGTCGACGGTGGCGCTCCAGCTGCTGGAGAGTCACTTGTAGCgtgtattttttagttttttgttgtgtgtgtgtgtcgaagcatgatgataatatttttcgtTTGCGTTCCTTATTTCAACTACTCTCTAGTGATAATAGGTAGCTTCCTAGGTGTACTGAGCTTAGCTTTGTGTGTTACGTTTCCTTTTTGGTGTCCATTCCCAGTACTGAGTGTGATAACAAATGGTTGACGATGGCGTGCATTAAACGTTTTTTGGTGAAAATAGTTCGTCAGCGGGCGGAAACAGCATTGGTCAAAGCTTTGTCCTCTAACATCcatcattttcattatttaagGAATCCCGGTGCTAACTTGTTGAGctagacatttttgttaaatatgagGGTGCTTcatgatttgtttaaaattctcaaaacagTTTCTAATAACATTAACTTTTACTTTAAACCTACTTGCTTGGTATCgaatgttttttattatttaacttaCCTTACTAACTCCCCTAACAGGTAATTTCAGCTCTGAAGAAGGACTACCATTTCCCTTTTGGAGTAAATATTGGTTGGTTTTTAACtagaaatgataaaaatataattagaaACACTTTGaacattcaaaattacaaatataaccactttactttacttattcaactattcaaattttacaatttggctCAATTTTTAAGGGTAGATTTGAAGCAGATTCTATTTCgcggagaaaaaatattttggtaacAGACATTTGTAGAATTATTTCCAAT
Coding sequences:
- the LOC120417898 gene encoding USP6 N-terminal-like protein isoform X4; its protein translation is MMNDEDTVDKRILLERANAEREAIFQRYDRGRKNVDIDSWDDPVFEIYSQADRYGFLHPEKERPDRDDLEMARRKQIEVERTKKWLKMRKNWTSAETKERLQRRVMKGIPDRLRADIWKKFLNIEEAVKDNAGVYDKMLKFARQYSPDIRQIDFDVNRQFRNHINYRERYSVKQQSLFRVLAAYSMYNMEVGYCQGMSTVAGVLLMYFDEEDTFWALNALLSNERYAMHGLYVEGFPKLMRFLQHHDKILTKCMPKVKKHLDKHGVDSVLYSLKWFFVIFIERIPFSLCLRVWDIYMLFGERVLTAMAYTILKIHKVKLLRMKDMDQITEFLQTTLYKAFGHDDDTVIKTLQLAMYELKKLNLDKLPPAPVSEGPKFPFGQFIEPTLETKIGHRNEKFTEKETELKETVLYRSESKNDQDEEEEEDGDRENEEDERTERDCDDITEDTISNLHTAVETDRKPLTTAGQSRDG
- the LOC120417898 gene encoding USP6 N-terminal-like protein isoform X1 — protein: MMNDEDTVDKRILLERANAEREAIFQRYDRGRKNVDIDSWDDPVFEIYSQADRYGFLHPEKERPDRDDLEMARRKQIEVERTKKWLKMRKNWTSAETKERLQRRVMKGIPDRLRADIWKKFLNIEEAVKDNAGVYDKMLKFARQYSPDIRQIDFDVNRQFRNHINYRERYSVKQQSLFRVLAAYSMYNMEVGYCQGMSTVAGVLLMYFDEEDTFWALNALLSNERYAMHGLYVEGFPKLMRFLQHHDKILTKCMPKVKKHLDKHGVDSVLYSLKWFFVIFIERIPFSLCLRVWDIYMLFGERVLTAMAYTILKIHKVKLLRMKDMDQITEFLQTTLYKAFGHDDDTVIKTLQLAMYELKKLNLDKLPPAPVSEGPKFPFGQFIEPTLETKIGHRNEKFTEKETELKETVLYRSESKNDQDEEEEEDGDRENEEDERTERDCDDITEDTISNLHTDYDEGSITKQSLTGTSVTSTNDVSIASYERTCDIFRLATAQNCGGAHSGPLCGGGSIEDNVSILSTQLDLCSLPSDHAVPPPEIVLVPPEGVGDDGDEDDDEVTEKQLSE
- the LOC120417898 gene encoding USP6 N-terminal-like protein isoform X3; the encoded protein is MMNDEDTVDKRILLERANAEREAIFQRYDRGRKNVDIDSWDDPVFEIYSQADRYGFLHPEKERPDRDDLEMARRKQIEVERTKKWLKMRKNWTSAETKERLQRRVMKGIPDRLRADIWKKFLNIEEAVKDNAGVYDKMLKFARQYSPDIRQIDFDVNRQFRNHINYRERYSVKQQSLFRVLAAYSMYNMEVGYCQGMSTVAGVLLMYFDEEDTFWALNALLSNERYAMHGLYVEGFPKLMRFLQHHDKILTKCMPKVKKHLDKHGVDSVLYSLKWFFVIFIERIPFSLCLRVWDIYMLFGERVLTAMAYTILKIHKVKLLRMKDMDQITEFLQTTLYKAFGHDDDTVIKTLQLAMYELKKLNLDKLPPAPVSEGPKFPFGQFIEPTLETKIGHRNEKFTEKETELKETVLYRSESKNDQDEEEEEDGDRENEEDERTERDCDDITEDTISNLHTGVSMSSLRTIQSFTTLDTSTSLATSLNSLVIIDSFDENCDNMIEEITRL
- the LOC120417898 gene encoding USP6 N-terminal-like protein isoform X2 — its product is MMNDEDTVDKRILLERANAEREAIFQRYDRGRKNVDIDSWDDPVFEIYSQADRYGFLHPEKERPDRDDLEMARRKQIEVERTKKWLKMRKNWTSAETKERLQRRVMKGIPDRLRADIWKKFLNIEEAVKDNAGVYDKMLKFARQYSPDIRQIDFDVNRQFRNHINYRERYSVKQQSLFRVLAAYSMYNMEVGYCQGMSTVAGVLLMYFDEEDTFWALNALLSNERYAMHGLYVEGFPKLMRFLQHHDKILTKCMPKVKKHLDKHGVDSVLYSLKWFFVIFIERIPFSLCLRVWDIYMLFGERVLTAMAYTILKIHKVKLLRMKDMDQITEFLQTTLYKAFGHDDDTVIKTLQLAMYELKKLNLDKLPPAPVSEGPKFPFGQFIEPTLETKIGHRNEKFTEKETELKETVLYRSESKNDQDEEEEEDGDRENEEDERTERDCDDITEDTISNLHTGSPSSRFRRAHPLAKGVSMSSLRTIQSFTTLDTSTSLATSLNSLVIIDSFDENCDNMIEEITRL